A genomic stretch from Zeimonas sediminis includes:
- a CDS encoding TolC family protein — MRTALDSYPAVLFARANRSVAQYDVNRARSLHYPTVDLLGTRRLAGSASNLAQPRLRLNVWASGGIDATIERETLRESALASRELETREDVAFEAAQAYLRLLRGVRTLEATRRNLQRHEALVADFEAIAAIDVGRRYDLVQARTRLEQVRLQIAEREAEIASAREVLARYYPRPVPVDTLKMPPTLSEPSREAMQAALEGHPSIEAARRTVEVAEADTRVARAERMPRVDIESTVGKESATQLIVSLPVFDLGREAAEQAAQAAVIGARAQLEERERIIEERRRSAFQDYLAAQRRESVSRGQIGMAEELVSVYREQFRIGRRNLLDLLNAFTELSSAEVTYEASRVDRTLARYRIEYAAGRLALLFDRGPR, encoded by the coding sequence GTGCGAACAGCGCTCGACTCGTACCCGGCCGTTCTCTTCGCACGGGCCAACCGAAGCGTCGCCCAGTACGACGTCAACCGCGCACGGTCGCTGCACTACCCCACCGTCGACCTGCTCGGCACCCGCAGGCTCGCCGGCAGCGCCAGCAACCTCGCCCAGCCGAGATTGCGCCTGAACGTCTGGGCTTCGGGCGGCATCGACGCCACGATCGAGCGAGAAACGCTGCGAGAGAGCGCGCTGGCCAGCCGCGAGCTGGAGACGCGCGAGGACGTCGCCTTCGAGGCCGCGCAGGCCTACCTGCGGTTGCTGCGCGGCGTTCGCACGCTCGAAGCCACCCGGCGCAACCTGCAGCGGCACGAGGCGCTGGTCGCCGACTTCGAGGCGATCGCCGCGATCGACGTCGGCCGGCGCTACGACCTGGTGCAGGCGCGCACGCGACTCGAGCAGGTGCGCCTGCAGATCGCCGAGCGCGAAGCCGAGATCGCGTCGGCCCGGGAGGTGCTCGCCCGCTATTACCCGAGGCCGGTGCCCGTCGACACGCTGAAGATGCCGCCGACCCTTTCCGAGCCCTCTCGGGAAGCGATGCAGGCGGCGCTGGAGGGCCATCCGTCGATCGAGGCCGCGCGCCGCACGGTGGAGGTGGCCGAGGCGGACACCAGGGTTGCCCGGGCGGAGCGCATGCCACGCGTCGACATCGAGTCCACCGTCGGCAAGGAGAGCGCCACGCAGCTGATCGTGTCGCTGCCCGTCTTCGACCTGGGCCGCGAGGCAGCGGAGCAAGCCGCGCAGGCCGCCGTCATCGGCGCCCGCGCCCAGCTCGAGGAGCGCGAGCGCATCATCGAAGAGCGGCGGCGCTCGGCGTTCCAGGACTACCTCGCCGCGCAGCGCCGCGAGAGCGTGTCGCGGGGACAGATCGGCATGGCCGAGGAGCTCGTCTCGGTCTATCGCGAGCAGTTCCGGATCGGTCGGCGCAACCTGCTCGACCTGCTCAACGCCTTCACCGAGCTGTCCAGCGCCGAGGTGACCTACGAAGCCTCGCGGGTCGATCGGACACTCGCACGCTACCGAATCGAGTACGCCGCCGGCAGGCTGGCTCTCCTGTTCGATCGGGGGCCCCGATGA
- a CDS encoding type I secretion system permease/ATPase: protein MNAPEPLRADAPQADDLLDSLARLARLKGKPLSPTALRAQCTRDRAGRLNQESVRATLAAAGLDMQRMQGSLRQLERAGLPALVTTRDGHRLLIDRAELRSPELQAAFAGHWYTLTPRPDPDMRSEIPARRNARAWFWRVLWGLRAYYAHVALATLLVNLLSIAVSLYVMNVYDRVVPNRTYETLWVLTIGTAGALLFDFAARMLRGWLVDTAGKRADMEISAGLFERLLGIQLIQKPASSGAFVSNLRDFEAIREVLTSATLTALIDLPFFLLFVAVIASIAPPLAIVPLIAIVLVVVVGALVQAPLARSIRDSMKEASQRQGLAVETVEGLETLKVNNAQAHAQQRWEWYTETVALASMKARNLSNLVINATATLQQLATVATVVVGVYLIHDAKLSMGGLIGAVILCGRAIAPLAQVAGLAVRIQQARTAFDGLQALVDKTSERDPERSYLSLQNVRGDLALSGVDFSHDPQGPTLFRGLNLSIRAGERVAILGRTGSGKSTLLRLAAGLYAPNAGLVTLDGVDLRQIDPADLRAAIGLLPQDARLFLGTLRENLDMARSDRERDDDRLVAVLRQFGLDQFIARHPRGLDMPLGEDGLGLSGGQKRLACLARLALRDPAVALLDEPTSGLDPGTEKQILQAIGQWASAGRQRTLVVVTHRPQVLEIVDRVVVLEAGRVVVDGPRAEVVERLQKGIAVPARGGGS from the coding sequence ATGAACGCGCCGGAGCCTCTCCGCGCCGATGCGCCTCAGGCGGACGACCTGCTGGATTCGCTCGCCCGGCTCGCCCGGCTCAAGGGCAAGCCGCTGTCGCCGACGGCCCTGCGTGCGCAGTGCACGCGGGACCGGGCCGGCCGGCTGAACCAGGAATCCGTGCGCGCCACGCTGGCCGCCGCAGGCCTCGACATGCAGCGGATGCAGGGAAGCCTTCGCCAGCTCGAGCGCGCCGGGCTCCCGGCGCTGGTGACGACGCGGGACGGGCACCGGTTGCTGATCGATCGGGCCGAGCTGCGCTCGCCCGAGCTGCAGGCAGCCTTCGCGGGCCACTGGTACACGCTGACGCCGCGGCCCGACCCCGACATGCGCTCCGAGATCCCGGCCAGGCGCAACGCCCGCGCCTGGTTCTGGCGCGTGCTGTGGGGCCTGCGCGCCTACTACGCACACGTGGCGCTGGCCACGCTGTTGGTCAACCTGCTGTCGATCGCGGTGTCGCTTTACGTTATGAACGTGTACGACCGCGTGGTGCCCAACCGCACCTACGAGACCTTGTGGGTGCTCACGATCGGCACCGCGGGCGCGCTGCTGTTCGACTTCGCGGCGCGAATGCTGCGCGGCTGGCTGGTCGACACCGCCGGCAAGCGCGCCGACATGGAGATCAGCGCCGGGCTGTTCGAGCGCCTGCTGGGCATCCAGCTGATCCAGAAGCCGGCCTCGTCGGGCGCCTTCGTCAGCAACCTGCGCGACTTCGAGGCGATCCGCGAGGTGCTCACCTCGGCCACCCTCACCGCGCTGATCGACCTGCCCTTCTTCCTGCTGTTCGTGGCGGTCATCGCATCGATCGCGCCGCCGCTGGCGATCGTGCCGCTCATCGCGATCGTGCTGGTGGTGGTGGTGGGAGCGCTGGTGCAGGCGCCGCTGGCGCGCAGCATCCGCGACTCGATGAAGGAGGCGTCGCAGCGCCAGGGGCTGGCGGTGGAAACCGTGGAGGGCCTCGAGACGCTGAAGGTCAACAACGCCCAGGCCCACGCGCAGCAGCGCTGGGAGTGGTACACGGAGACGGTGGCGCTGGCCTCGATGAAGGCGCGCAACCTGTCCAACCTGGTGATCAACGCCACCGCCACGCTGCAGCAGCTGGCCACGGTGGCCACCGTGGTCGTCGGCGTCTACCTGATCCACGACGCGAAGCTCTCGATGGGCGGCCTGATCGGGGCGGTGATCCTGTGCGGCAGGGCGATCGCGCCGCTGGCGCAGGTGGCCGGCCTCGCGGTGCGGATCCAGCAGGCGCGCACCGCCTTCGACGGCCTGCAGGCGCTGGTCGACAAGACCAGCGAGCGCGACCCGGAGCGCAGCTACCTGAGCCTGCAGAACGTGCGCGGCGACCTCGCCCTGTCGGGCGTGGACTTCAGCCACGACCCGCAGGGCCCCACCTTGTTCCGCGGCCTGAACCTGTCGATCCGCGCCGGCGAGCGGGTGGCGATCCTGGGGCGCACCGGCAGCGGCAAGTCCACGCTGCTGCGGCTGGCCGCGGGCCTGTACGCGCCGAACGCCGGCCTGGTCACGCTGGACGGCGTCGACCTTCGGCAGATCGATCCGGCCGACCTGCGCGCGGCGATCGGGCTGCTGCCGCAGGACGCCCGCCTGTTCCTCGGCACGCTGCGCGAGAACCTCGACATGGCCCGCAGCGACCGCGAGCGCGACGACGACCGCCTGGTGGCGGTGCTGCGGCAGTTCGGCCTGGACCAGTTCATCGCGCGCCACCCGCGCGGTCTCGACATGCCGCTGGGCGAGGACGGCCTCGGCCTGTCGGGCGGCCAGAAGCGTCTCGCCTGCCTGGCGCGGCTCGCGCTGCGCGACCCGGCCGTCGCGCTGCTGGACGAGCCGACCAGCGGGCTGGACCCCGGCACCGAGAAGCAGATCCTGCAGGCGATCGGCCAGTGGGCCAGCGCCGGCCGCCAGCGAACGCTGGTCGTCGTGACGCACCGGCCGCAGGTACTCGAGATCGTCGACCGGGTCGTCGTCCTGGAGGCCGGCAGGGTCGTGGTCGACGGGCCGCGCGCCGAGGTGGTCGAGCGCCTGCAGAAGGGGATCGCGGTGCCGGCACGGGGAGGCGGATCGTGA
- a CDS encoding HlyD family efflux transporter periplasmic adaptor subunit: MSRGALGGHPRLAFASIALMLAAIGAFLWWAATSELEEVTRGQGRVVPSSKEQVIQSLDPGVLTEMLVREGDAVAKDQVLLRIDDTRATALLRELEAKTHALSASAARARAEAYGGGLEFPAELKASPELIRRETRAYNARRRALDESVAALRNGMALLDREIEITEPLVGRGLVSEVELLRLKRQRNDLSLQVADRQNKFATEAAADLVKFEAELAQARETLVARADAARRTEIRSPMKGTVKSIRVSTIGGVIQAGQEIMTIVPTEDTLVVEAYVRPADVAFLHPGQKAVVKISAYDYAIYGGLDGVVENISPDTLRDERRAGTPVADVADEANAYYRVLVRTKAAALTAPNGQVLPIIPGMTASVEMLTGRKTVLQYLVKPLNRAGEAMRER, encoded by the coding sequence GTGAGCCGCGGCGCGCTAGGGGGGCACCCCCGCCTGGCCTTCGCGTCGATCGCGCTGATGCTCGCGGCGATCGGCGCCTTCCTGTGGTGGGCCGCCACCTCGGAGCTGGAGGAGGTGACCCGCGGGCAGGGGCGCGTGGTGCCGTCCAGCAAGGAGCAGGTGATACAGAGCCTTGACCCCGGCGTGCTCACCGAAATGCTGGTGCGCGAGGGCGACGCCGTTGCCAAGGACCAGGTGCTGCTGCGGATCGACGACACCCGCGCCACCGCGTTGCTGCGCGAACTCGAGGCCAAGACCCACGCGCTGTCGGCCTCGGCCGCGCGCGCCCGCGCCGAGGCCTACGGCGGCGGGCTGGAGTTCCCCGCCGAGCTGAAGGCGTCCCCGGAGCTGATCCGACGGGAGACCCGGGCATACAACGCGCGCAGGCGCGCGCTCGACGAGAGCGTGGCCGCGCTGCGCAACGGCATGGCGCTGCTCGACCGCGAGATCGAGATAACCGAGCCGCTGGTGGGCCGGGGACTGGTGTCCGAGGTCGAGCTGCTGCGGCTCAAGCGCCAGCGCAACGACCTTTCGCTGCAGGTCGCCGACCGGCAGAACAAGTTCGCGACCGAGGCCGCCGCCGACCTTGTCAAGTTCGAGGCCGAGCTGGCGCAGGCGCGCGAAACGCTGGTCGCCCGGGCCGACGCCGCCCGCCGAACCGAGATCCGCTCGCCGATGAAGGGCACGGTCAAGAGCATCCGGGTCAGCACGATCGGCGGGGTGATCCAGGCCGGCCAGGAGATCATGACGATCGTGCCGACCGAGGACACGCTGGTCGTGGAGGCCTACGTGCGGCCGGCCGACGTGGCCTTCCTGCACCCGGGCCAGAAGGCGGTGGTGAAGATCAGCGCCTACGACTACGCGATCTACGGCGGCCTGGACGGCGTGGTGGAGAACATCAGTCCCGACACCTTGCGCGACGAGCGTCGCGCAGGCACGCCGGTGGCCGACGTGGCGGACGAGGCCAATGCCTACTACCGGGTGCTGGTCCGAACGAAGGCCGCCGCCCTGACCGCGCCGAACGGCCAGGTGCTGCCGATCATCCCCGGCATGACGGCCAGCGTGGAGATGCTGACCGGGCGGAAGACGG